In the Sediminibacter sp. Hel_I_10 genome, one interval contains:
- a CDS encoding NAD(P)/FAD-dependent oxidoreductase, translating into MLDFAVIGAAQAGLSMAYHLKAMDKDFIVLDGKDEIGASWLSRWDSLKLFTPTEFNHLPGLEFDAPKGHYPTKFEVANYFKNYVDVFKIPVQLNTLVTSVHKTEDGFEVVHNGGNILARNVIVATGPFHIPYTPPCHKRMADDIFQMHSNNYKREKQLEQGDALVVGGGDSGYQILNEISKDASRTVYFSGDTTVKSLPQNFLGKTLWWWFTKIGFLSYNKYSWIGKSLSSITQPVIGTDVKEILSRENVIPVGRTKDALNEQIIFEDQKVSSIKNVIWATGYRPNFTWIDGLELDSDGYPKNYRGVSNIDGLYFIGLPWLFTRGSATLGGVSKDAEYLATVIQEQAEKRATA; encoded by the coding sequence ATGTTAGATTTTGCAGTAATAGGAGCGGCACAAGCAGGCTTGTCAATGGCTTATCACTTAAAAGCTATGGACAAGGATTTTATTGTTTTAGATGGTAAAGACGAGATTGGAGCTTCATGGCTGAGCCGATGGGATTCTCTAAAATTATTTACGCCTACCGAATTCAATCATTTGCCAGGGCTGGAATTTGATGCCCCGAAGGGCCATTATCCAACCAAATTTGAGGTGGCCAACTATTTTAAAAATTATGTGGATGTCTTCAAGATTCCGGTGCAGTTAAACACCTTGGTCACTTCCGTACATAAAACAGAAGACGGTTTTGAGGTGGTGCACAACGGTGGTAACATCTTGGCAAGAAACGTTATTGTGGCTACAGGACCTTTCCATATTCCCTACACACCACCCTGTCATAAGAGAATGGCTGATGACATTTTTCAAATGCACAGTAATAATTATAAGCGTGAAAAACAGTTAGAACAAGGCGATGCCTTAGTTGTTGGTGGTGGAGACTCTGGATATCAAATCTTAAACGAAATTTCTAAAGATGCCTCAAGAACAGTCTATTTTTCTGGAGATACCACTGTTAAGTCCTTACCCCAGAATTTTTTAGGAAAAACACTCTGGTGGTGGTTTACAAAGATTGGATTCTTGAGTTATAATAAGTACAGTTGGATAGGTAAAAGTCTCAGTTCTATAACCCAACCCGTAATAGGTACCGATGTTAAAGAAATTCTATCTAGAGAGAATGTCATCCCTGTAGGGAGAACAAAAGATGCTTTGAACGAGCAGATCATTTTTGAAGACCAAAAAGTATCTAGCATCAAAAACGTGATTTGGGCCACGGGCTATCGTCCTAATTTTACATGGATTGATGGTTTAGAGTTGGACTCTGATGGCTATCCTAAAAATTACAGAGGGGTAAGCAACATTGACGGACTCTATTTTATAGGGCTGCCATGGCTGTTTACGAGAGGCTCTGCAACTCTAGGCGGTGTCTCAAAAGATGCAGAATACTTAGCGACGGTGATTCAAGAGCAAGCAGAGAAGCGCGCCACGGCATAA